The following are encoded together in the Leptospira langatensis genome:
- the rpsO gene encoding 30S ribosomal protein S15 — MVTTEQKKQIISTFANGKGDTGSTEVQVALLDARIKDLNEHFKSHKKDFHSKTGLLKLVSKRKKLLEYLKRQNLDRYKKLIETLGLRK, encoded by the coding sequence ATGGTAACTACGGAACAAAAGAAGCAAATTATATCAACATTTGCAAATGGAAAGGGAGATACTGGCTCAACTGAAGTACAAGTTGCCCTTCTAGATGCTCGCATTAAAGATCTGAACGAGCATTTTAAATCTCATAAGAAAGATTTTCATTCTAAAACTGGCCTTCTTAAATTAGTTAGTAAACGTAAAAAATTATTGGAATATCTAAAACGCCAAAATTTGGATCGTTACAAAAAACTGATCGAAACTCTCGGACTCCGTAAGTAA
- the truB gene encoding tRNA pseudouridine(55) synthase TruB, translated as MNPSDLQENRQIRTELGFLLLDKPVGMTSSDLVLKAKKNLGLRKVGHTGTLDKAASGLMVLPIGTSTSFSQFFLGKDKEYVAQVQLGFATDSGDREGLVLEDWEIPRIQKWFEESKSRLEEVLAQVPSWEEQVAPEVSALKVGGQRRAKLFREGVSVPPSIRKIKIFEFEAYDLCPEGFTIKARVSGGTYIRKLVIDIGEACGIPMSLRALNRTKVGKLVLDQADTYEALLLGKVTIHPPEEILDIPSVEIPSTEVKDVFHGKKIRLDWIPAQEFLLTSPEGEILAYCRRDGLPGSLSYKYLKVFSKI; from the coding sequence ATGAATCCCTCAGACTTACAAGAAAACCGACAAATCCGGACTGAGCTAGGATTCCTTCTCCTAGACAAACCGGTCGGAATGACTTCTTCCGATCTGGTCCTGAAGGCCAAAAAGAATCTAGGTCTTCGTAAAGTAGGTCATACCGGGACCTTGGATAAGGCAGCTTCGGGTTTGATGGTGCTGCCGATAGGCACTTCTACTAGCTTTTCCCAATTCTTTTTAGGAAAGGATAAGGAATATGTAGCTCAAGTACAACTGGGCTTCGCCACTGACTCGGGAGACAGAGAAGGTTTGGTCTTAGAGGATTGGGAAATTCCCCGCATCCAAAAATGGTTCGAAGAATCCAAATCAAGATTAGAAGAAGTGTTGGCCCAAGTTCCTAGTTGGGAAGAGCAAGTAGCCCCTGAAGTTTCCGCACTCAAAGTCGGTGGTCAAAGAAGAGCCAAGCTATTTAGAGAAGGAGTTTCCGTTCCTCCTAGTATTCGCAAGATCAAGATCTTCGAATTCGAAGCGTATGACCTTTGTCCGGAAGGCTTCACTATCAAGGCCAGGGTTTCCGGCGGAACGTACATTCGAAAACTAGTAATAGATATAGGCGAAGCTTGTGGGATCCCTATGAGTTTGAGGGCATTGAACCGCACGAAAGTGGGTAAGTTGGTTTTAGACCAGGCAGATACCTACGAAGCGCTTTTATTGGGGAAGGTGACCATCCATCCTCCCGAAGAGATCCTAGACATTCCTTCCGTAGAGATCCCAAGTACCGAAGTAAAGGACGTTTTTCATGGGAAGAAGATCCGACTGGATTGGATCCCGGCTCAGGAGTTCCTTCTTACTTCTCCGGAAGGAGAGATCTTGGCGTATTGCAGACGGGACGGTCTACCTGGCAGTCTTTCCTATAAATATTTAAAGGTCTTTTCTAAAATTTAG
- the pnp gene encoding polyribonucleotide nucleotidyltransferase: MAKTITGQFGRDSITLETGDWAKQAHGSVVYKTGNLVLLATVCAADEPKEGQDFFPLTCEYSEKVYSVGRFPGGYFKREAKPYEHEVLNSRIIDRPIRPLFPEGYFCEVQLQVTVLSADNEISTAGHALNAASAALTISNIPFNGPIAGARVGRINGELVINPGNKEIQNSDLDLVVAGTKTHIVMIEGEAKELSNAEMLEALKFAHSHIAKFVELQENWAKELQVAKKEVKLKVKDEVLLSEVRKYAFDKISAANKTADKASRNKEISNANKEIVEHFKETVTESEKIKDIKNFLHELEYEIVREQVLKEGVRFDGRKLDEIRNISVEMSPLPGVHGSAVFTRGQTQSLGTVTLGTASDNQRYETLEGQKEKNFMLHYNFPAFSVGEVRRSSGPGRREIGHGNLAERALKLVLPKQDDFPYVIRVVSEILESNGSSSMASVCSGSLALMAAGVPVKSAVSGIAMGLFSDDSGKFAVLSDIAGLEDHFGDMDCKIAGTRKGITAFQMDLKVTGVAFNVLESVFSQAEKARFHILDAMEKSISKAADSVSRTAPKIIVKHIPKDRIGELIGPGGKNIRGIIEASGADINIDDDGKVTIAGANQEQAEKAAGMVEGFFAEVEVGKIYEGKVKRITDFGAFVEILPGKEGLCHISKLDSKRVNSVKDVVKEGEIIRVRVLNVDKTGKIDLSRRDALEV, encoded by the coding sequence ATGGCTAAAACTATTACAGGCCAATTTGGCCGTGATTCCATAACTCTCGAAACGGGAGACTGGGCGAAGCAAGCCCACGGGTCCGTAGTATATAAAACCGGAAACCTAGTTCTATTAGCAACTGTTTGTGCCGCAGACGAACCGAAAGAAGGACAAGACTTCTTCCCACTCACTTGCGAATACTCCGAAAAAGTCTACTCCGTAGGAAGATTTCCCGGAGGATATTTCAAGAGAGAAGCTAAGCCTTACGAACACGAAGTCTTAAATTCCAGGATCATCGACAGACCGATCCGTCCTCTTTTTCCGGAAGGATATTTCTGCGAAGTCCAATTGCAGGTAACCGTTCTTTCTGCGGACAATGAGATCTCTACTGCAGGACACGCATTGAACGCTGCTTCTGCAGCATTAACCATCTCTAATATTCCATTCAATGGTCCGATTGCAGGAGCAAGAGTGGGAAGGATCAACGGAGAATTGGTGATCAATCCTGGTAACAAAGAGATCCAGAATTCAGATCTGGATCTGGTAGTAGCCGGTACTAAGACCCATATCGTCATGATCGAGGGAGAAGCAAAAGAGCTTTCCAATGCGGAAATGTTGGAAGCCCTCAAATTCGCTCATTCCCATATCGCTAAGTTCGTTGAACTACAAGAGAACTGGGCAAAAGAACTGCAAGTCGCTAAGAAAGAAGTTAAACTCAAAGTAAAAGACGAGGTACTCTTAAGCGAAGTTCGTAAATACGCGTTCGATAAGATCTCTGCTGCGAACAAGACTGCAGATAAAGCATCCCGTAATAAAGAGATCTCTAATGCTAACAAGGAAATTGTAGAGCATTTCAAAGAGACTGTTACTGAATCCGAGAAGATCAAGGACATCAAGAATTTCTTACACGAGTTGGAATACGAGATCGTAAGAGAGCAGGTATTGAAAGAAGGAGTTCGTTTCGACGGTAGAAAGTTGGACGAGATCCGAAATATCAGCGTAGAGATGAGCCCGCTTCCTGGAGTTCATGGTTCAGCGGTATTTACCAGAGGTCAAACCCAGTCCTTGGGAACAGTGACCCTTGGAACTGCATCTGACAACCAGCGTTACGAAACCTTAGAAGGTCAGAAAGAAAAGAACTTCATGCTTCATTATAACTTCCCTGCATTCTCTGTGGGAGAGGTAAGAAGATCCTCCGGGCCTGGTCGTAGAGAGATCGGTCACGGAAACTTAGCAGAAAGAGCTTTGAAACTGGTTCTTCCTAAGCAGGATGATTTTCCGTATGTGATCCGAGTCGTCTCCGAGATCTTAGAATCCAATGGATCTTCTTCCATGGCTTCGGTTTGTTCCGGTTCTTTGGCTCTGATGGCTGCGGGAGTTCCGGTTAAGTCGGCGGTTTCCGGAATTGCGATGGGATTATTCTCTGATGATTCAGGCAAATTCGCGGTTCTTTCCGATATCGCGGGACTCGAAGACCATTTCGGAGATATGGATTGCAAGATCGCGGGAACTCGCAAAGGGATTACCGCATTCCAAATGGACTTAAAAGTAACTGGTGTTGCGTTTAATGTTCTTGAATCCGTATTCTCTCAGGCAGAAAAAGCTCGTTTCCATATCTTGGACGCAATGGAAAAATCCATCTCCAAGGCTGCCGATTCGGTTTCTCGCACTGCGCCTAAAATTATAGTAAAACATATTCCGAAAGATCGTATCGGTGAACTCATCGGTCCGGGCGGTAAGAATATACGTGGTATTATCGAAGCTTCCGGAGCGGACATCAATATTGACGACGACGGAAAAGTGACGATTGCCGGAGCCAACCAAGAGCAGGCTGAAAAGGCTGCCGGAATGGTAGAAGGTTTCTTTGCGGAAGTCGAGGTCGGAAAGATCTACGAAGGCAAAGTAAAACGGATCACTGATTTCGGTGCTTTCGTGGAGATCCTACCAGGCAAGGAAGGTCTTTGCCATATTTCCAAGTTAGACTCTAAACGTGTGAACTCCGTAAAAGACGTAGTCAAAGAAGGAGAGATCATCCGAGTTCGCGTATTGAACGTGGACAAGACCGGAAAGATCGATCTTTCCAGAAGAGACGCTCTCGAAGTTTAA
- the rbfA gene encoding 30S ribosome-binding factor RbfA — translation MNSIRKRKIEAETVRTVAMMILAGKVKDPRVHMVSVHRSELSDDSKFLKVYVTAICTDKKKEKLLAGLNSASGKFAATLSTKLNLRVTPRMSFVWDEEYLQGLDESLRLTRKPTNPD, via the coding sequence TTGAATTCCATCCGTAAAAGGAAGATCGAAGCGGAAACGGTTCGCACCGTTGCCATGATGATCCTCGCCGGAAAAGTCAAGGACCCGCGTGTGCACATGGTTTCCGTGCACAGATCGGAACTTTCCGATGACTCCAAATTCCTAAAGGTGTATGTCACCGCAATCTGTACGGATAAGAAAAAGGAAAAATTGCTCGCGGGACTGAATAGTGCCTCGGGCAAATTTGCCGCTACTCTTTCCACGAAACTCAATTTAAGGGTCACTCCTAGGATGAGTTTCGTTTGGGACGAAGAATATCTGCAAGGTTTAGATGAATCCCTCAGACTTACAAGAAAACCGACAAATCCGGACTGA